One genomic region from Labeo rohita strain BAU-BD-2019 chromosome 7, IGBB_LRoh.1.0, whole genome shotgun sequence encodes:
- the abcc12 gene encoding ATP-binding cassette sub-family C member 12: protein MRNSTEKQNVEAVSFKQRRDSASAMSSFPEGPAVLDYREPEPPPKKHKYQQSLKTLIPLRFSSNSHPVDDAGFFSFTSFAWMSPMMWKIFRNRLDEDSLYISPYDGAHINGERFQRLWDEEVARVGLEKASLSAVVMRFHRTRFIVSFFISVLFAFGAFVGPSILVNEILSYVEQPESSTVLHGAGLCVALFLTEFSKAFFASCLWAVNLRTAMRVKGAFSMLAFNKIISLRSLTSISIGETINVLTSDGYRMFEAAMFGTFLLCVPFLLIICIIYSCIILGYTALVGIVVYLIFLPIQFSIAKLIGVFRRRAVSVTDKRVRIMNEVLTCIKLIKMYAWEESFEKTVTDVRKNEKLLLQKAGYVQSLNASFTTIVPTLATILTFIVHTSLKLPLLPSTAYTIIAVFNCMRMSLGLLPFSVKAVAEGKVALTRLRKLMLIQNPKGYLTQDKNMDLALAMEKASFSWSLPDAMNATEKPQDPSEKTTQQSDLKPSLTNISFTLAKGSLLGVCGNVGSGKTSLISSILEQMHLLSGSVSANGTLAYVSQQAWIFHGTVRDNILMGEPFDQTRYARVIHACSLKPDLAILPYGDQTEIGERGINLSGGQKQRVSLARAVYSNRDIYLLDDPLSAVDAHVGKHIFEECIKKELKGKSVILVTHQLQYLEFCDQVLLLDNGEVKEAGTHSDLMKHKGRYAHLINKFQLEQSNENALSDSKTHTEHNDSKETNPDEPKANGIENPAFDMSDEKDVTDELPKDSTETKEKKNQLVTREASLEGSVTWRTYHQYCKAAGGYILVFIVLLLFILLVGSTVFSSWWLSYWLDQGSGNSSSSNFSSSGNISENPDLPFYQMIYGIIIVIMVLLSIAKGYAFTKVTLHASSKLHDTMFKRILGSPMSFFDTTPTGRLVNRFSKDQDEVDAVLPFNMENFLQFVLITAFTILTICIVFPYLLIAVAVLAVIFATILYVFQRSIRQMKRMENVSRSPWISLTTSTIQGLSTIHAYDKRKQYIEQFKILSDTNSNHFMLYNCGTRWLSFWLDFLSATVTLIVGLFVALSSNEVINPSMKGLALSYTIQLTGILQFVVRLSTEVEAKFTSVERLQEYITTCVSEGPRSVKNANVSSGWPQDGAITFTNYSMRYRDNTPIVLNNLHINIKPGEKVGIVGRTGSGKSSLGVALFRLAEPAEGTIFIDDVDICKLGLRDLRSQLSVIPQDPVLFIGTVRYNLDPFNNYKDEQLWLALEKTYMKETISKLPEKLQAPVVENGENFSVGERQLMCMARALLRNSKIIILDEATASIDSETDSMIQHTIRDGFQHCTMLTIAHRINTVLESDRILVMDQGKAVEFDPPQDLVQRPNSLFASLLAAANKVNS from the exons atgaGGAACTCCACAGAGAAACAGAATGTAGAAGCAGTTTCTTTT AAACAGAGAAGAGATAGTGCTTCAGCCATGAGTTCATTTCCTGAAGGTCCTGCGGTTCTAGATTACAGGGAACCTGAACCTCCTCCTAAGAAGCACAAGTACCAGCAAAGCTTGAAAACCCTCATCCCATTACGTTTTAGTTCAAA CTCACACCCAGTCGATGATGCTGGTTTCTTCTCCTTCACATCATTTGCATGGATGTCACCCATGATGTGGAAGATCTTTAGGAATCGGTTAGATGAGGACTCGCTTTATATCTCACCTTATGATGGAGCGCACATCAATGGAGAGAG GTTTCAAAGACTGTGGGATGAGGAAGTCGCCCGTGTGGGCCTAGAGAAGGCATCTCTTTCTGCAGTGGTCATGCGTTTCCATAGGACAAGATTTATAGTGTCATTCTTCATTTCTGTCCTGTTTGCTTTCGGAGCATTTGTTGGTCCG TCTATTTTAGTGAATGAAATCCTGAGCTACGTTGAGCAGCCTGAGTCATCTACAGTGTTACATGGGGCCGGTTTGTGTGTGGCCCTGTTCTTGACTGAATTTAGCAAGGCATTTTTTGCATCGTGCCTGTGGGCTGTGAACTTGCGCACCGCTATGAGAGTGAAGGGTGCTTTCTCAATGCTCGCTTTCAACAAAATCATCTCTCTCAGGAGTCTAACCAGCATTAGTATAGGAGAG ACAATAAACGTGTTGACGAGTGATGGCTATCGGATGTTCGAGGCAGCCATGTTTGGAACTTTTCTGCTTTGTGTTCCGTTCCTGCTAATCATATGTATCATTTATTCCTGCATCATTCTGGGATACACAGCACTTGTTGGAATTGTGGTCTACTTGATCTTTCTACCAATACAG TTCTCAATTGCCAAACTGATTGGTGTGTTTAGAAGGCGGGCTGTATCTGTGACGGACAAACGGGTTCGCATTATGAATGAGGTTCTGACCTGCATCAAACTCATCAAGATGTATGCATGGGAGGAGTCTTTTGAGAAAACAGTCACAG ATGTCAGGAAAAATGAGAAGTTACTTTTACAAAAGGCTGGTTATGTTCAGAGTTTGAACGCTTCCTTTACAACAATAGTTCCCACACTAGCAACCATCCTCACCTTCATTGTCCACACTTCACTGAAACTGCCTCTTCTACCTTCTACT GCCTACACTATCATCGCTGTATTTAACTGCATGAGGATGTCTCTGGGCTTGTTACCATTCTCTGTTAAAGCAGTGGCTGAGGGAAAAGTGGCTCTCACACGACTCAGG AAGCTTATGCTGATACAGAACCCCAAAGGCTATCTCACGCAGGATAAGAATATGGACTTGGCGCTGGCCATGGAAAAGGCCTCATTCTCCTGGAGCCTGCCAGATGCCATGAACGCCACTGAGAAGCCTCAGGATCCCTCTGAAAAAACCACACAGCAATCAGACCTCAAACCTTCACTCACAAACATCAGCTTCACTCTTGCAAAG GGAAGTCTGCTTGGGGTGTGTGGCAATGTTGGAAGTGGAAAAACATCTCTGATATCAAGTATTCTCGAGCAG ATGCATCTTCTGAGCGGGTCTGTATCAGCTAATGGAACATTAGCATATGTTTCCCAGCAAGCCTGGATTTTCCACGGGACTGTAAGAGACAACATCCTCATGGGAGAACCATTTGACCAAACCAG ATATGCCAGGGTTATTCATGCCTGCTCTCTGAAACCTGATCTGGCAATACTTCCATATGGAGACCAGACAGAG aTTGGAGAGCGGGGTATTAATCTTTCTGGTGGTCAGAAGCAGAGGGTCAGTTTGGCCAGAGCGGTGTATTCTAACAGAGACATCTACCTTTTGGATGATCCTTTGTCTGCTGTTGATGCACATGTTGGGAAGCACATATTTGAAGAATGCATCAAGAAAGAGCTGAAGGGCAAATCAGTCATTCTGGTCACTCATCAGCTGCAG TATTTGGAGTTTTGTGATCAGGTGTTGCTGTTGGATAATGGGGAGGTAAAGGAGGCAGGGACTCACAGTGATTTGATGAAACATAAAGGCCGCTACGCTCACCTGATTAACAAATTCCAGCTGGAACAGAGCAAT GAAAATGCATTGTCTGATTCCAAAACACATACTGAACACAATGACTCTAAAGAAACCAATCCAGATGAGCCCAAAGCCAACGGAATCGAAAACCCAG CTTTTGATATGTCTGATGAGAAAGATGTAACAGATGAATTACCCAAAGACTCCACAGAAACAAAAG AGAAAAAGAATCAATTAGTAACACGGGAAGCGTCGCTTGAAGGTTCAGTTACGTGGAGGACTTACCACCAATACTGCAAAGCTGCTGGag gGTATATACTGGTGTTTATTGTTCTTCTTCTCTTCATACTTCTCGTGGGATCGACTGTTTTTAGCAGTTGGTGGCTGAGTTACTGGTTAGACCAGGGATCAGGG AACAGCTCCAGTTCCAATTTTTCAAGCAGTGGTAATATCTCAGAGAATCCAGACCTGCCATTCTACCAAATGATTTATggcattattattgttattatggtATTGCTGAGTATTGCCAAGGGCTACGCCTTCACTAAAGTAACTCTGCATGCTTCTTCTAAACTTCATGACACCATGTTCAAACGG ATCCTTGGCAGCCcaatgagtttttttgacacAACTCCAACTGGCCGCCTGGTGAACCGCTTCAGTAAAGATCAAGATGAGGTTGATGCAGTTTTGCCATTCAACATGGAGAACTTTTTGCAGTTCGTGTTGATCACCGCTTTCACCATTCTGACCATCTGCATAGTGTTCCCATACCTCCTGATCGCCGTGGCAGTTCTCGCAGTCATCTTTGCCACAATCCTATA TGTTTTCCAAAGGAGCATTCGTCAGATGAAGAGAATGGAGAATGTGAGTCGTTCTCCCTGGATCTCTCTCACCACCTCTACCATACAGGGACTCAGCACCATCCACGCCTATGACAAAAGGAAGCAGTATATTGAACA GTTTAAGATTCTGAGCGACACCAACTCAAACCACTTTATGCTGTATAATTGCGGGACTCGCTGGCTGTCGTTTTGGTTAGACTTCTTGTCAGCTACTGTTACTCTGATAGTGGGACTTTTTGTAGCGCTTAGCTCCAATGAGGTCATAAACCCTTCTATGAAGGGCCTGGCTTTATCTTACACAATACAG TTGACTGGTATCCTTCAGTTTGTGGTGAGACTGTCCACTGAGGTGGAAGCGAAGTTTACCAGTGTGGAGAGGCTGCAAGAGTACATTACG ACTTGTGTATCAGAGGGTCCACGAAGTGTCAAGAACGCAAATGTTTCCAGCGGCTGGCCACAGGATGGCGCCATTACCTTTACAAACTACAGTATGAGATACAGGGACAACACGCCCATAGTCCTCAATAATCtccacataaatattaaaccagGGGAAAAAGTTGGCATTGTGGGACGCACTGGCTCTG GTAAGTCCTCTCTGGGTGTGGCACTGTTCCGTTTGGCAGAGCCGGCTGAGGGCACTATATTTATAGATGATGTGGACATCTGCAAGCTGGGGTTGAGAGATCTTCGCAGCCAACTCTCCGTCATACCACAGGATCCTGTACTCTTCATCGGCACTGTCAG GTATAACCTGGATCCCTTCAACAACTACAAAGACGAGCAGCTCTGGCTGGCTTTAGAAAAGACCTACATGAAGGAAACG ATTTCTAAGCTGCCAGAGAAGTTGCAAGCTCCAGTTGTGGAGAATGGAGAGAATTTCTCGGTTGGAGAGCGGCAGCTCATGTGCATGGCAAGAGCGCTGCTCCGCAATTCAAAA ATCATTATACTGGACGAGGCGACAGCGTCCATAGACTCAGAGACTGACAGCATGATCCAGCACACCATCAGAGACGGTTTCCAGCACTGCACTATGCTCACAATCGCCCACAGAATCAACACGGTATTAGAGAGTGACCGGATACTCGTAATGGACCAGGGCAAG